The following are encoded in a window of Brevibacillus sp. DP1.3A genomic DNA:
- a CDS encoding non-ribosomal peptide synthetase, with amino-acid sequence MSKSLEIEKVANLTPLQEGMLFHTMLEPESQAYYEQVRLSIRGELDVDALQKSFQTLIQRHETLRMNIYHKSASRARLIVFKERGSGIRYENLMGLSESKQAEAIHKYIEADRNNVYDLSKDMLVRLSVLQTQTSAYTLLLSFHHIIMDGWCLGIVMDELFSAYEALKAGKPVQLPVPQPYTGYAKWLEKQDKEAARAYWRSVLEGYEQPVGMQMLQLATADHLESGYLLREKKTTIAEDTTRQLRAIAEHNGATLSSLFLTAWGIVLGRYNQSEDVVFGTVVSGRPPELDGVERIIGLFINTIPVRITYNSEQAFSDLLRTVQRNSVRSREYDYCSLAEVQSQSALKQQLLNHIIVFENYPLENIVGRPDLEERFGFMIEDAQLAEEIPYHFNIEVEDGKAMSFILSYNGNVYSDEAIKRLAGHIENVLMQIVCAPEIALRDIQLMTNEEEAELTSRWSGPVAEFPDSTFHGLFEAQVDLMPEKVAVIYEENKRTYQQLNEEANWLAQALQNSGAKRESLVAVMIDRSVEMVVAVLGIMKAGAAYVPIDPSYPKERIAYMLRDSGASIVLTQASLTGLLDDTDFTGKVIDLPAFLLQHKDSEKNQQPLYTSVYEPETLAYVIYTSGTTGNAKGVMVEHRHYVNTALGYKYSQGFSEFPVKLLQIASMSFDVFACDMAKTFINGGTMVICPENVRNDPAALAKLLEKHEITTFEVPPVLLTLLMDYVYEHGTNVSNMKLLTTGADSFGVEDYRRLLNRFGDRIRIVNTYGVTETAIESSFYEGTVERLPSSGIVSIGKALPNHKLYIVDDALRPVPIGVAGELCLGGASVARGYLNRPELTAEKFLSNPFSDGGRLYRTGDLARWLPDGNIDFIGRVDYQVKIRGYRIEPGEIESVLLRQEEVQQAVVTDKVDKTGQKYLCAYVTGTADKALLRKELARQLPAYMVPAHIIVLEQIPLTHNGKVDRRALPEPNNFVLSDIEYEAPQQELEKLLVSIWEEVIGVKPIGIRNNFLELGGDSIKALQIAIRLSAKGLKMELKDLFRFPQIDLIIPYIKEVTRVIPQGVVQGTFTLTPIQIDFFENHRIDCHHFNHAVMLQNTPRWNEAWLKSAMDKLTKHHDALRITFDDSDEGRFAYNRGTTEGEHFTLESYDLLKSGDPEAEIREIAERLQCSFDLRNGPLVRLALFRCPEADHLLIVIHHLVVDGVSWRILLEDIETAYRQAANGEELLLPVKTDSYKEWATRLSTYAKSEQARQEISYWNAVESRQVRQLPRDNDISIKLIGDVRKAEVILSQEETENLLKHVHHAYNTEINDLLLTALGLAFREWSGHSEIPILLEGHGREELMKDIDISRTVGWFTSVYPFVIEINKPEDLGYQIKSVKDKLRRLPNKGVGYGILRYLTSKDQTDAVSLVTAPSPEISFNYFGQFDGAKGKDTQWHTSTLSASAGNETSPRAEKTLTFDINGMISNGKLCLAFEYNEREYEASTVERLTTSYKKHLVEIIRHCYTKDTTEQSPTDFTYRQLSIEQFENLSSKLAGKLLNNLK; translated from the coding sequence ATGAGTAAAAGTCTTGAAATCGAAAAAGTGGCTAATTTGACTCCTTTGCAGGAAGGGATGCTCTTTCATACGATGCTGGAGCCAGAATCCCAGGCATACTATGAGCAAGTGCGGCTTTCAATCCGGGGAGAACTGGATGTGGATGCTCTACAAAAAAGCTTTCAGACATTAATACAGCGTCATGAAACGCTTCGCATGAATATTTATCATAAAAGTGCTTCCCGCGCGCGACTTATTGTCTTTAAAGAGCGGGGCTCAGGAATTCGTTACGAGAATCTGATGGGGCTCAGTGAATCGAAGCAAGCCGAGGCGATCCACAAGTATATAGAGGCGGACCGGAATAACGTTTACGACCTAAGCAAGGATATGCTTGTCCGTCTTAGTGTGCTTCAAACCCAAACGAGCGCCTATACCCTACTTTTGAGTTTCCATCATATTATTATGGACGGTTGGTGCTTGGGAATCGTAATGGACGAATTGTTCTCTGCTTACGAAGCGCTGAAAGCAGGTAAGCCTGTGCAACTGCCTGTTCCACAACCGTACACTGGGTATGCTAAATGGCTAGAAAAACAGGATAAAGAAGCGGCGAGGGCATATTGGCGATCCGTACTGGAAGGATATGAGCAACCAGTAGGAATGCAAATGCTACAACTAGCCACTGCAGATCATTTAGAAAGCGGCTACCTGTTACGCGAGAAGAAAACAACGATTGCGGAAGATACAACCCGTCAATTGCGCGCGATAGCCGAACATAACGGAGCCACGCTTAGTAGCCTATTTCTCACAGCATGGGGCATTGTACTGGGGCGATACAATCAGAGTGAGGACGTGGTTTTTGGAACGGTTGTATCCGGACGCCCGCCTGAACTTGATGGTGTGGAACGGATTATTGGCCTGTTCATTAATACAATACCAGTGCGGATTACTTACAATTCCGAACAGGCATTCTCTGACCTGCTGCGTACAGTTCAGAGGAATTCGGTTCGATCACGAGAATACGATTACTGCTCACTTGCTGAAGTCCAGTCGCAATCAGCGCTCAAGCAGCAATTGCTAAACCATATCATTGTATTTGAAAACTATCCACTGGAGAACATAGTCGGCCGCCCTGATTTGGAGGAAAGGTTCGGATTCATGATTGAGGACGCCCAGTTGGCTGAAGAAATACCTTACCATTTCAATATTGAGGTGGAAGATGGCAAGGCGATGAGCTTCATCCTTTCCTACAATGGAAATGTCTATAGTGACGAAGCGATAAAGCGATTAGCAGGACATATAGAGAATGTACTCATGCAGATTGTATGCGCACCTGAGATTGCATTACGTGACATTCAATTGATGACAAATGAAGAAGAAGCAGAGCTAACAAGTAGATGGAGTGGACCTGTAGCAGAATTCCCTGACTCTACATTTCATGGGTTATTTGAGGCGCAGGTGGATCTGATGCCAGAAAAAGTAGCTGTCATCTATGAAGAAAACAAACGAACGTACCAGCAGTTAAACGAAGAGGCGAATTGGCTGGCTCAGGCGTTGCAGAACAGTGGGGCTAAACGGGAAAGTCTCGTCGCTGTTATGATCGATCGATCAGTAGAAATGGTTGTGGCAGTATTGGGGATCATGAAAGCAGGCGCTGCATACGTGCCTATTGATCCGAGTTATCCCAAGGAACGGATTGCGTACATGCTTCGTGACAGTGGGGCCTCTATCGTACTCACGCAAGCTTCCTTGACTGGATTACTGGATGACACAGATTTTACGGGAAAAGTGATCGATCTTCCTGCATTCCTGCTCCAACATAAAGATAGTGAAAAAAATCAACAGCCTCTTTATACATCTGTTTATGAGCCCGAGACTCTTGCTTACGTCATCTATACATCAGGAACGACGGGTAATGCCAAGGGCGTCATGGTCGAGCATCGGCACTATGTAAATACTGCGCTAGGCTACAAGTATTCCCAAGGGTTTAGTGAATTTCCAGTCAAGCTCCTGCAGATTGCCAGTATGTCGTTTGACGTATTTGCTTGCGATATGGCTAAGACATTTATCAATGGAGGCACGATGGTGATCTGCCCAGAGAATGTGCGCAACGATCCTGCCGCTTTGGCCAAATTACTCGAAAAGCATGAAATTACTACTTTTGAAGTTCCACCAGTGTTACTGACTTTACTCATGGATTATGTGTATGAGCATGGTACGAATGTAAGTAACATGAAGTTGCTGACTACGGGTGCAGACAGCTTCGGTGTAGAAGATTATCGGAGACTTTTAAACCGTTTTGGCGATAGGATTCGTATTGTAAACACGTACGGAGTTACTGAAACAGCGATCGAATCCAGTTTTTATGAAGGAACAGTGGAACGTCTTCCTTCATCGGGTATTGTGTCTATTGGCAAGGCGCTGCCGAACCATAAATTATATATCGTTGATGACGCCTTGCGACCAGTTCCTATTGGTGTAGCGGGAGAACTGTGCCTGGGCGGTGCTTCTGTGGCTCGCGGTTATCTCAACCGACCAGAGTTGACAGCGGAAAAGTTTCTGTCCAATCCATTTTCGGATGGAGGGCGCTTGTACCGCACTGGTGATCTCGCCCGCTGGTTGCCGGACGGAAACATTGATTTCATCGGACGTGTTGATTATCAAGTGAAAATTCGCGGTTATCGAATCGAGCCGGGTGAAATTGAGTCAGTACTGCTTAGGCAAGAGGAGGTACAACAAGCGGTTGTTACCGACAAAGTGGACAAGACTGGACAAAAGTATTTGTGTGCCTATGTCACAGGTACAGCCGATAAAGCTCTTTTGCGAAAAGAGCTTGCTAGACAGCTTCCTGCCTATATGGTACCTGCGCATATTATCGTGCTAGAGCAAATACCACTGACTCATAATGGAAAAGTAGATCGGCGAGCGTTACCAGAACCGAATAATTTTGTGCTGAGCGATATCGAGTATGAAGCACCACAACAAGAGCTGGAAAAGTTACTTGTCTCTATCTGGGAGGAAGTGATCGGGGTTAAACCGATTGGCATTCGTAATAACTTCCTTGAGCTAGGCGGAGACTCTATTAAAGCGTTGCAAATTGCGATCAGACTAAGTGCGAAGGGTCTTAAAATGGAATTGAAGGATTTGTTCCGTTTTCCGCAGATTGATCTGATTATTCCCTATATTAAAGAAGTAACTCGGGTCATTCCACAGGGCGTGGTTCAAGGAACGTTTACACTTACCCCCATTCAAATAGACTTTTTTGAAAATCATCGAATTGACTGCCATCATTTCAATCATGCTGTCATGCTACAGAACACGCCGAGATGGAACGAAGCATGGCTGAAAAGCGCTATGGACAAGCTGACAAAGCACCATGATGCGTTGCGCATAACCTTTGATGACAGCGACGAAGGGCGTTTCGCATATAACAGAGGAACTACCGAAGGGGAGCATTTCACACTGGAAAGCTACGATTTATTAAAGTCTGGCGACCCAGAGGCAGAGATCCGTGAGATTGCCGAGAGGTTACAATGCAGCTTCGATTTACGTAATGGGCCACTGGTGCGTCTAGCCTTGTTTAGATGCCCAGAAGCCGATCACTTGTTGATAGTTATTCACCACCTCGTAGTAGACGGTGTGTCATGGAGAATCCTGCTGGAGGACATAGAAACAGCCTATCGTCAGGCGGCTAACGGTGAGGAACTACTGTTGCCCGTAAAGACAGATTCGTATAAGGAATGGGCTACACGTCTGTCAACGTATGCGAAAAGCGAACAGGCACGACAAGAAATTAGCTACTGGAATGCCGTGGAATCCCGTCAAGTTCGACAGCTACCAAGAGATAATGACATTTCGATTAAGCTGATCGGCGATGTTCGGAAGGCGGAAGTGATACTCAGTCAGGAAGAAACAGAAAACCTGCTGAAGCATGTGCATCATGCCTATAACACGGAGATTAACGATCTTTTACTAACTGCCCTTGGACTAGCTTTCCGGGAATGGAGCGGACATTCCGAAATACCGATCCTTTTGGAAGGCCATGGCAGGGAGGAATTGATGAAAGATATTGATATATCGCGTACAGTCGGCTGGTTTACCTCTGTGTATCCGTTTGTTATTGAGATAAACAAGCCAGAGGATTTAGGCTACCAAATCAAATCGGTGAAGGATAAGCTGCGGCGGCTACCCAACAAGGGTGTCGGATATGGTATTTTACGATATCTGACTAGCAAGGACCAAACGGATGCAGTATCTCTTGTGACGGCACCATCTCCTGAGATCAGCTTTAACTATTTTGGACAATTTGATGGAGCGAAAGGGAAGGATACGCAATGGCATACCTCGACGTTATCTGCATCTGCTGGTAATGAAACGAGTCCAAGGGCCGAAAAAACACTTACGTTCGACATAAACGGCATGATCAGCAATGGAAAATTGTGCCTTGCATTTGAATATAACGAACGCGAATATGAAGCGTCGACAGTGGAGCGGTTAACTACGAGCTATAAGAAGCATCTAGTTGAGATTATTCGCCACTGCTATACAAAGGATACGACAGAACAGAGTCCAACGGATTTTACCTATAGACAATTATCCATCGAACAATTTGAAAATTTATCAAGTAAATTGGCGGGGAAGCTGCTGAACAATTTGAAATAA